A single genomic interval of Hyphomicrobium methylovorum harbors:
- the nspC gene encoding carboxynorspermidine decarboxylase, whose translation MSTSSKIHASTFDWAQSIATPAYVLDAAALKRNLAHVSTIKAETGCKVLLATKAFALPAAFPLMRDVLDGTTASGEYEARLGKETFGKDVHVYSPAYAPGEVERLTELAGHIYFNSPEQIIAHLDVLKRHPDVEIGIRINPGYSNATVGGSLYDPCAPFSRFGATPDTLDQVPWDDVDILHTHALCESGDAGSVGLIEHVAREFGDYIGRVKAVNFGGGHFLNKPGYDIRKLIAAIQAFRRAFNVDVILEPGGGLVVDTGYLVGSVLAVHHNEKNIAILDASASTHMPDVLEVPYTPLIVGAGAPGEKAHSYILGGKTCMTGDIIGEYSFDAPLKAGDRLIFRDMMQYSFVKNNTFNGVPLPDLAILKENQEYEVIRSFGYDEFRRRLG comes from the coding sequence TTGTCGACGTCCTCAAAGATTCATGCCTCGACCTTCGATTGGGCACAGTCCATCGCAACGCCCGCCTACGTGCTCGATGCGGCTGCGCTCAAGCGCAATCTTGCGCATGTCTCCACGATCAAGGCTGAGACCGGCTGCAAGGTGCTGTTGGCGACGAAGGCGTTCGCGCTTCCGGCCGCGTTTCCGCTCATGCGCGACGTGCTCGATGGAACGACGGCGAGCGGTGAATACGAGGCGCGTCTTGGCAAGGAAACGTTCGGCAAGGACGTTCACGTTTACTCGCCCGCTTATGCTCCGGGCGAAGTGGAACGACTGACGGAACTTGCCGGACACATCTATTTCAATTCGCCCGAACAGATCATCGCCCACCTCGACGTTCTGAAGCGGCATCCGGATGTCGAGATCGGCATTCGCATCAATCCCGGATACTCGAACGCTACCGTCGGCGGCTCGCTCTATGATCCGTGCGCGCCCTTCTCGCGTTTCGGCGCGACGCCCGACACGCTGGACCAAGTGCCTTGGGACGATGTCGATATTCTTCACACGCACGCTTTGTGCGAGTCAGGTGATGCGGGTTCCGTTGGGCTCATCGAGCACGTGGCGCGCGAGTTCGGTGACTACATTGGCCGGGTAAAGGCCGTGAACTTCGGCGGCGGTCACTTCCTCAACAAGCCGGGCTATGACATCCGCAAGCTCATCGCCGCCATACAGGCATTCCGGCGCGCGTTCAACGTGGACGTCATCCTGGAGCCGGGTGGCGGCCTTGTTGTCGATACCGGGTATCTCGTCGGAAGCGTTCTCGCCGTGCATCACAACGAGAAGAACATCGCCATCCTCGACGCTTCGGCCTCGACGCATATGCCGGACGTTCTGGAAGTGCCCTATACGCCGCTTATTGTCGGCGCGGGTGCGCCGGGAGAGAAGGCGCACAGTTACATTCTCGGCGGTAAAACGTGCATGACCGGCGACATCATCGGCGAGTATTCGTTCGATGCGCCGCTGAAGGCGGGCGATCGGCTGATCTTCCGCGACATGATGCAGTACTCGTTTGTAAAAAATAACACCTTCAACGGTGTGCCGTTACCCGATCTCGCAATCCTGAAGGAGAATCAGGAATATGAGGTGATCCGGTCATTCGGTTACGACGAGTTCCGCCGCCGTCTCGGGTAG
- a CDS encoding replication-associated recombination protein A: MANLFEAAGLEKSAPRPLADRLRPKSLPEVAGQDHIVGPDGTLTRMLKTGRIPSLVLWGPPGSGKTTIARLLAGETNLAFEQLSAIFSGVAELRKAFDRAKAHREQGKGTLLFIDEIHRFNRSQQDSFLPHMEDGTITLVGATTENPSFELNAALLSRATVLTLNRLDDATLETLLKRSETEVSRQLPLDDGAREALKGMADGDGRAILNLAEDVFAGVAPGSKPLDREALVKLVQRRAPLYDKSREGHYNLISALHKAVRGSDPDAALYYLCRMLDGGEDRLFIARRLVRMAIEDIGLADPQALVIANAAKDAYDFLGSPEGELALSEATIYMATAPKSNANYVAYKAAMRSAKDLGSVSPPKTILNAPTKLMEDEGYGSDYLYDHDQPEAFSGQNYFPDAFKKRPKFYDPPERGFEREVRKRLDYWAKLRSERNAK, from the coding sequence ATGGCCAATCTGTTCGAAGCCGCAGGACTGGAAAAGAGCGCGCCACGCCCGCTCGCCGATCGCCTGCGCCCAAAATCGCTGCCCGAAGTTGCCGGGCAGGATCACATCGTCGGACCCGACGGAACGCTGACGCGTATGCTCAAGACCGGGCGCATCCCAAGCCTCGTTCTCTGGGGCCCGCCCGGTTCCGGCAAGACGACAATCGCGCGCTTGCTCGCGGGCGAAACCAATCTCGCGTTTGAGCAACTCTCGGCAATCTTCTCCGGCGTCGCGGAATTGCGTAAGGCGTTCGACCGCGCCAAGGCGCATCGCGAGCAGGGCAAAGGCACGCTGCTTTTCATCGACGAAATTCATCGCTTCAATCGTTCGCAGCAGGATTCATTCCTGCCACACATGGAAGACGGCACCATCACGCTCGTCGGCGCGACGACAGAAAATCCGTCGTTCGAACTCAACGCCGCTCTTCTGTCACGCGCCACGGTGCTGACGCTCAACCGTCTGGATGATGCAACTCTCGAGACGCTTCTGAAGAGATCGGAAACCGAAGTAAGCCGGCAGCTTCCATTGGACGACGGCGCACGCGAGGCGCTCAAGGGTATGGCCGATGGCGACGGCCGCGCCATTCTCAATCTCGCAGAAGACGTCTTCGCTGGTGTTGCGCCGGGTTCAAAGCCGCTTGATCGGGAAGCGCTCGTCAAGCTCGTGCAGCGCCGCGCGCCGCTCTACGACAAGTCGCGCGAAGGGCATTACAATCTGATATCGGCCTTGCATAAGGCCGTGCGCGGTTCTGATCCCGATGCCGCGCTCTACTATCTTTGCCGCATGCTCGATGGCGGCGAGGATCGCCTGTTCATCGCTCGCCGGCTTGTTCGCATGGCGATCGAAGACATTGGCCTCGCCGATCCCCAAGCGCTCGTTATCGCCAACGCCGCCAAGGACGCTTACGATTTTCTGGGTTCGCCGGAAGGCGAACTGGCGCTGAGCGAAGCGACGATCTACATGGCCACCGCGCCGAAATCGAATGCCAATTACGTGGCGTATAAAGCAGCCATGCGCTCGGCCAAGGATCTGGGTTCCGTATCGCCTCCGAAAACAATCCTCAACGCGCCAACCAAGTTGATGGAGGATGAGGGGTACGGCTCGGACTATCTCTACGATCACGATCAACCCGAAGCGTTTTCGGGCCAGAACTATTTTCCGGATGCCTTCAAGAAGCGTCCGAAATTCTACGACCCACCGGAACGTGGCTTCGAGCGGGAAGTCAGAAAGCGGTTGGACTATTGGGCGAAGCTTAGGAGCGAGCGAAACGCGAAGTAA
- the crcB gene encoding fluoride efflux transporter CrcB: MKLLLLASSGGAIGAGLRHLIGRAFMHQGLVNFPWATLVINISGSFLIGVLIEVLALRYNASNELRTFLVTGILGGYTTFSAFSLEFATLYERGDLVQAFGYVLASVVLSILAVFAGLWIARGLLA, from the coding sequence ATGAAGCTGCTGCTGCTCGCTTCAAGCGGCGGTGCCATCGGCGCCGGATTACGCCATCTCATCGGTCGAGCGTTCATGCATCAGGGGTTGGTCAATTTTCCCTGGGCGACCCTGGTGATCAATATCTCGGGTTCATTCCTGATCGGCGTCCTGATCGAGGTACTCGCGCTGCGCTATAATGCGTCCAACGAGCTGCGAACTTTTCTCGTGACCGGCATCCTTGGCGGTTACACGACGTTCTCGGCGTTTTCGCTTGAGTTCGCGACGCTTTACGAACGGGGCGATCTGGTTCAAGCGTTCGGTTATGTCTTGGCGTCGGTCGTACTCAGCATTCTCGCTGTGTTCGCAGGGCTTTGGATTGCACGAGGACTGCTGGCGTGA
- a CDS encoding saccharopine dehydrogenase family protein: MENVLIIGAGAAGSVVAKKCAMNRDVFKKIHLASRRLESCKKVQAECETPIDISQVDADNVAETVELIKKVKPDLVINMALPYQDLPIMDACLEAGVHYMDTANYEPRDEAKFTYKYQWPYHEKYKEKGLMAVLGCGFDPGVTNIFCAYAQEELFDEIHTIDIIDCNAGSHGKAFATNFNPEINLREVTQRGKYWKNGEWIEIDPLSISTMIDYPEVGPVKSYLIYHEEEESLVENIKGLKQIRFWMTFSDNYIKHLEVLENVGMTRIDPVMHKGTPIIPMEFLKSLLPEPSSLAENYTGKTSIGVVIKGERKGKKKRYMIWNVTDHAETNKEVGAQAVSYTTGVPAVTGAIMLFKGLWKGEGVFNVEQLPPQPYLEELGKQGLPWHVKEIEKHDQKKLFAVET; encoded by the coding sequence TTGGAAAACGTACTCATCATCGGGGCCGGTGCAGCGGGTTCGGTCGTTGCAAAAAAATGCGCGATGAACCGCGATGTCTTCAAAAAGATTCATCTCGCTTCGCGTCGCCTCGAAAGCTGCAAAAAAGTGCAGGCGGAGTGCGAGACGCCGATCGACATTTCTCAAGTCGATGCCGACAACGTTGCGGAAACGGTGGAGCTCATAAAGAAGGTCAAGCCTGACCTCGTCATCAACATGGCGCTCCCTTATCAGGATCTGCCGATCATGGACGCGTGCCTGGAAGCGGGCGTGCACTACATGGACACGGCGAACTATGAGCCGCGCGACGAAGCGAAGTTTACCTACAAATACCAGTGGCCCTACCACGAGAAGTACAAAGAGAAGGGCCTGATGGCCGTGCTCGGCTGCGGCTTCGATCCCGGCGTGACGAACATTTTCTGCGCCTACGCGCAGGAGGAACTGTTCGACGAGATCCACACCATCGACATTATCGATTGCAACGCCGGCAGCCATGGCAAGGCGTTCGCGACGAACTTCAATCCCGAGATCAATCTCCGGGAAGTGACCCAGCGCGGCAAATACTGGAAGAACGGCGAATGGATCGAGATCGATCCGCTCTCCATCTCGACGATGATCGACTATCCGGAAGTCGGGCCGGTCAAGTCGTACCTCATCTACCACGAGGAAGAGGAAAGCCTGGTCGAGAACATCAAGGGCCTGAAGCAAATCCGCTTCTGGATGACCTTCTCGGATAACTACATCAAGCACCTCGAAGTGCTCGAAAATGTCGGCATGACGCGGATCGATCCGGTCATGCACAAAGGCACGCCCATCATTCCGATGGAGTTCCTCAAATCGCTGCTGCCGGAGCCCTCTTCGCTTGCTGAAAATTACACAGGCAAGACGTCGATCGGCGTCGTGATCAAGGGCGAGCGCAAGGGCAAGAAGAAGCGCTACATGATCTGGAACGTTACGGATCACGCTGAGACGAACAAGGAAGTCGGCGCTCAGGCCGTTTCCTACACGACCGGCGTTCCAGCAGTTACCGGCGCGATCATGCTGTTCAAAGGTCTTTGGAAGGGTGAAGGCGTCTTCAACGTCGAGCAGCTTCCGCCGCAGCCGTATCTCGAAGAACTTGGCAAGCAGGGCCTGCCCTGGCACGTCAAGGAAATCGAGAAGCACGACCAGAAGAAGCTGTTCGCGGTCGAGACCTGA
- a CDS encoding TetR/AcrR family transcriptional regulator — protein sequence MIASRDLFYRIGLHQVGVDAIAEAALTNKMTLYRHFKSKDDLIVAYIELLAKEGDDIWERILSEHKGNPDLQLNGWVDYIEDVLTNKYERGCALANAAVELDSEHPAKALIETYKRRKRANIVKVFKAARYAEPERLADEVFLLFEGARISIQCGGKGPARRVVSMLRNLLAAGRRLQPEAAQRAQSAR from the coding sequence TTGATCGCCTCCCGCGATTTATTTTACCGAATTGGCCTGCATCAAGTTGGTGTGGACGCCATCGCGGAGGCGGCGCTTACGAATAAAATGACGCTTTATCGGCATTTCAAGTCAAAGGACGACCTTATCGTCGCCTACATCGAACTCCTGGCGAAAGAAGGTGACGATATCTGGGAGCGTATCCTCTCGGAACACAAAGGAAATCCCGATCTCCAGCTTAATGGCTGGGTTGATTATATCGAAGATGTGCTGACGAATAAGTACGAGCGCGGTTGCGCGCTTGCCAATGCCGCTGTCGAACTCGACTCGGAACATCCCGCCAAAGCGCTCATCGAGACCTACAAGCGGCGCAAACGCGCGAATATCGTCAAGGTTTTCAAAGCCGCGCGATATGCGGAGCCAGAGCGTCTGGCTGACGAGGTTTTTCTTCTGTTCGAAGGTGCACGGATCAGTATCCAATGCGGCGGCAAAGGGCCTGCCCGGAGAGTCGTCTCGATGCTGCGAAACCTGCTGGCGGCCGGGCGGCGATTGCAGCCAGAGGCCGCTCAACGAGCCCAATCGGCACGTTAA
- a CDS encoding ParB-like protein, translating into MAQALSPILHSVAIADLRPTQMTVGMHEVRRKQKEWRTLADGKRAEFLGRHMVPIVRGPKDRAYIIDHHHLARALHEEGVKDILISAVADLRKLDKDAFWTFLDNRGWMHPFDDNGKRQTRNELPKTVADLDDDPYRSLAGELRFAGGFAKDTAPFSEFLWADALRRRVPRKIAENDFDEGLRLALEFAKSADASFLPGWCGPHAHD; encoded by the coding sequence ATGGCGCAAGCATTGAGTCCGATACTGCATTCCGTAGCAATTGCCGATCTACGGCCAACGCAAATGACGGTTGGCATGCATGAAGTTCGCCGCAAACAAAAGGAATGGCGCACCCTCGCTGACGGCAAACGAGCCGAGTTCCTCGGTCGGCATATGGTGCCGATTGTTCGCGGGCCGAAAGATCGCGCCTATATCATCGATCATCATCATCTTGCCCGCGCTTTGCACGAAGAAGGTGTGAAAGACATTCTCATTTCCGCCGTCGCAGATCTGCGCAAGCTCGACAAGGATGCCTTCTGGACGTTCCTCGACAATCGGGGCTGGATGCACCCGTTCGACGATAATGGGAAACGCCAGACGCGCAACGAGCTTCCGAAAACAGTCGCGGATCTTGATGACGATCCCTATCGCAGCCTTGCCGGAGAACTGCGCTTTGCAGGCGGCTTCGCGAAGGACACGGCACCTTTCAGCGAGTTCCTCTGGGCCGATGCGTTGCGCCGCCGAGTTCCACGCAAGATTGCCGAAAATGATTTCGACGAAGGTCTGCGTCTGGCGCTTGAATTTGCCAAAAGTGCAGACGCTTCGTTCTTACCCGGCTGGTGCGGACCGCACGCGCACGATTGA
- the pepN gene encoding aminopeptidase N, which produces MEAEGPQTILLADYQPPEYLIETVELDIALDPTRTRVAAKLSIVRNPALKTVGKVPLKLDGELMELESIALDGRQLKKPAYRVDDTSLTIPSPPQEPFTLETVTYVNPQANTALQGIYLSRGVYCSQCEAQGFRRITYFSDRPDVLARFTVRLEADVDAAPVLLANGNPVERGTLAKRKRHYAIWHDPHPKPSYLFAIVGGDLGSVASTFKTASGRDVDLRIYVEHGKEERAHWAMDSLKRSMRWDEKRFGCEYDLDVFNIVAVSDFNMGAMENKGLNIFNDRLVLASPETATDANYEAIESVVAHEYFHNWTGNRITCRDWFQLCLKEGLTVFRDQEFSAEERSRTVQRISDVRQLKSLQFPEDGGPLAHPVRPDSYIEINNFYTPTVYEKGAEIVRMIKTILGDKTFRAGMDLYFERHDGQAVTIEDFVACFADASGTDFSQFMRWYTQSGTPELVCDLTYDKRRKSAELTVHQTLKASPGKQKKQPQFIPLAMALLGENGKEMDVKVTEGREIRDGVLAVTERTNTFKFSGVTSRPVPSLLRGFSAPVNINISLSDGDLAFLMLHDSDLFNRWQAGNQYATRSILALIEAKRPKAVLGAKAAKFATAIRSALFDDRLDDAYKAELLKLPGIADVAREKSSKVDHSAIFTAHRSFSRAIAEALKDDLVEIYDRKSRSKTFSPDAKSAGRRALRNAALTLLTTCDGPEDYARVAAHYKRASNMTDSAHALVLISGVDAPERETVLRDFHDRWKGDHLVIDLWFAAQAQSPRSETLDEVKALTRDPLFRLTTPNKVRALIGTFAMANPVQFNRPDGAGYRFLADMVLEIDRLNPQVAARMLGAFRSFRSLEPKRRALAKAALHHVAGSSPLSRDCHEIVTRMLDD; this is translated from the coding sequence ATGGAAGCTGAAGGCCCTCAAACAATCCTGTTGGCTGACTATCAGCCGCCCGAGTACCTGATCGAAACCGTCGAACTCGACATCGCGCTCGATCCGACACGGACGCGGGTGGCTGCGAAACTATCGATCGTTCGCAACCCTGCTCTCAAAACAGTCGGCAAGGTTCCGCTGAAGCTCGACGGTGAGCTTATGGAACTCGAAAGCATCGCGCTTGATGGGCGGCAACTCAAAAAGCCAGCCTATCGCGTTGATGATACGAGCCTGACGATCCCTTCCCCGCCGCAAGAGCCGTTTACTCTCGAAACGGTGACGTACGTCAATCCGCAGGCAAACACGGCGCTGCAGGGCATTTATCTTTCGCGCGGCGTCTATTGCTCGCAATGCGAGGCGCAGGGCTTCCGCCGCATTACCTATTTCAGTGACCGGCCGGACGTGCTCGCGCGCTTTACGGTGCGGCTTGAAGCAGACGTCGATGCGGCACCTGTGTTGCTGGCAAATGGCAATCCGGTCGAACGCGGCACGCTTGCGAAACGTAAACGCCACTATGCGATCTGGCATGACCCGCATCCTAAGCCTTCGTATCTGTTCGCCATTGTCGGTGGCGATCTCGGCTCCGTCGCATCGACGTTCAAGACCGCGTCGGGTCGAGATGTGGATTTGCGCATCTATGTCGAGCACGGAAAGGAAGAGCGCGCGCATTGGGCGATGGATTCGCTCAAGCGGTCGATGCGGTGGGATGAGAAACGCTTCGGCTGCGAATACGATCTCGACGTTTTCAACATTGTCGCCGTGTCTGATTTCAACATGGGCGCGATGGAGAACAAAGGCCTCAATATCTTCAACGATCGCTTAGTGCTTGCCTCGCCCGAGACCGCGACTGACGCCAACTATGAAGCGATCGAAAGCGTCGTCGCGCATGAATACTTTCACAATTGGACGGGCAACCGCATCACGTGCCGCGATTGGTTCCAGTTGTGCCTGAAGGAAGGGTTGACCGTTTTTCGCGATCAGGAATTCTCGGCTGAAGAACGCAGCCGCACGGTGCAGCGGATCTCGGACGTACGCCAATTGAAGTCGCTGCAATTTCCGGAAGACGGCGGGCCGCTTGCGCATCCCGTTCGCCCCGACAGCTATATCGAGATCAACAACTTCTACACGCCGACGGTCTATGAGAAGGGCGCGGAAATCGTGCGCATGATCAAGACCATTCTGGGCGACAAGACATTCCGCGCGGGGATGGATCTTTATTTCGAACGGCACGACGGACAGGCGGTGACGATCGAAGATTTCGTCGCGTGTTTTGCTGACGCGAGCGGGACTGACTTCTCGCAGTTCATGCGCTGGTACACGCAATCGGGTACGCCGGAGCTGGTCTGCGATCTCACTTACGACAAGCGGCGGAAATCGGCCGAGCTCACCGTGCATCAAACGCTGAAGGCGTCTCCCGGAAAGCAGAAGAAGCAACCGCAGTTCATTCCGCTCGCGATGGCGCTGCTGGGCGAGAACGGCAAGGAGATGGACGTTAAAGTCACCGAGGGCCGAGAAATTCGCGACGGCGTTCTCGCTGTTACGGAGCGGACGAATACGTTCAAGTTCTCCGGTGTCACGTCGCGGCCGGTGCCTTCTCTCCTGCGCGGATTCTCGGCACCCGTTAACATCAATATCTCGCTGTCCGACGGCGATCTGGCGTTTCTGATGCTTCACGACAGCGATCTTTTCAATCGCTGGCAAGCTGGCAATCAGTACGCAACGCGCAGCATTCTCGCACTCATCGAAGCTAAGCGGCCGAAAGCCGTCCTTGGCGCAAAGGCGGCGAAATTCGCGACGGCGATCAGAAGCGCGCTTTTCGATGACCGCTTGGACGACGCCTATAAAGCCGAGTTGCTGAAGCTTCCGGGAATCGCCGACGTGGCGCGCGAGAAGTCATCGAAAGTCGATCATTCTGCCATCTTCACCGCGCACCGGAGTTTTTCGCGCGCAATTGCCGAAGCGCTGAAAGACGACCTCGTCGAAATCTATGATCGTAAGTCGCGCAGCAAGACGTTTTCGCCGGATGCAAAAAGTGCGGGGCGGCGCGCCCTTCGCAACGCGGCTCTTACATTGTTGACGACGTGCGATGGACCGGAGGATTACGCGCGTGTCGCCGCGCATTACAAGCGCGCGTCGAACATGACGGACTCAGCCCATGCGCTCGTTTTGATTTCAGGCGTCGACGCGCCCGAGCGTGAGACCGTGCTTCGCGATTTCCACGATCGCTGGAAGGGCGATCATCTTGTGATCGATCTGTGGTTTGCCGCCCAGGCCCAGTCCCCGCGTTCTGAAACGCTCGATGAGGTCAAAGCGCTTACGCGAGATCCACTCTTCAGGCTGACGACACCAAACAAAGTGCGAGCGCTGATCGGCACGTTCGCGATGGCCAATCCGGTGCAATTCAACCGGCCTGACGGCGCGGGCTATCGTTTTCTCGCCGACATGGTGCTGGAGATCGACCGGCTCAATCCTCAGGTGGCGGCGAGAATGCTTGGCGCGTTCCGCAGTTTCCGGTCGCTCGAGCCCAAGAGGCGCGCACTGGCGAAGGCCGCCTTGCACCACGTGGCAGGCTCCTCCCCGCTCTCTCGCGATTGCCACGAGATCGTTACACGCATGCTTGACGATTAA
- a CDS encoding quinoprotein dehydrogenase-associated SoxYZ-like carrier, with protein MRSAAIKPLILGSLAAVFTAGAVFAAAADDRSETWDSIRKDMYGTRQIEDGTGKIALETPIRAEDGAVVPISVRLPADFAKDVKSLTIIIDKNPAPLAATFTYGEAAGSADRVLSTRIRVDQYSDVRAIAEKNDGSLFMTTNFVKASGGCSAPASKDAEEAAKSLGKMLIKTTLKDPADPALTEAQVMIRHPNTSGMAMDPVTHGYPPPRFLSKISVKTGGKLVFAVEGGISLSEDPNFRFTYQGNPSDVMEVQAEDSMGTELSGHSTPSQS; from the coding sequence ATGCGCAGCGCTGCAATAAAGCCTTTGATTCTCGGATCCCTCGCCGCCGTCTTCACGGCAGGTGCCGTTTTCGCAGCGGCCGCCGATGACCGCAGCGAGACTTGGGACAGCATCCGCAAGGACATGTACGGCACGCGTCAGATCGAGGACGGCACCGGCAAGATCGCGCTCGAAACGCCGATCCGTGCAGAAGACGGCGCTGTGGTGCCGATCAGCGTCCGGCTGCCCGCGGACTTCGCGAAGGACGTCAAATCTCTCACCATCATCATCGACAAGAACCCTGCTCCGCTCGCCGCCACTTTCACCTACGGCGAAGCAGCGGGTTCTGCCGATCGCGTGCTCTCCACGCGCATTCGCGTCGATCAGTACTCTGACGTTCGCGCCATCGCAGAGAAGAACGATGGCAGCCTCTTCATGACGACCAATTTCGTGAAGGCATCCGGCGGCTGTTCGGCTCCCGCAAGCAAGGACGCGGAAGAGGCTGCAAAGTCGCTCGGCAAGATGCTCATCAAGACGACGCTGAAAGATCCTGCGGATCCAGCCCTCACCGAAGCGCAGGTGATGATCCGTCATCCCAATACGTCGGGCATGGCGATGGATCCTGTAACGCATGGCTACCCACCGCCGCGCTTCTTGTCGAAGATTTCGGTGAAGACCGGTGGGAAGCTGGTTTTTGCAGTCGAGGGCGGCATTTCGCTCAGTGAAGATCCCAATTTCCGTTTCACGTATCAGGGCAACCCATCGGATGTGATGGAAGTCCAGGCGGAAGATTCCATGGGCACGGAGCTGAGCGGGCATTCGACGCCCAGCCAGTCGTAA
- a CDS encoding polymer-forming cytoskeletal protein, with protein MSDNRGVLILGEGAVLKGEVKDGRRVEVWGYIEGGVNASEVIVQEGGKVFGQVNSDTAEIRGTVQGDVRVQQLIALKRTGSASGKIRYGRLSMEEGSELSAHVRNIPPTLAGDLDLTVDKGRSVRITLADLNAVDPDDKPEDLKFEVSNAAGGSVVLGAAPSQHVTTFTQADLAGGQVFFAHDGTDSEKAAFDVLVTDASGASSGPAKTVNVAVRI; from the coding sequence ATGTCCGACAATCGTGGCGTATTGATCCTCGGCGAAGGTGCCGTCCTCAAAGGCGAGGTCAAAGACGGACGCCGGGTCGAGGTCTGGGGCTACATCGAAGGCGGCGTCAACGCATCCGAGGTCATCGTCCAGGAAGGCGGTAAGGTCTTCGGGCAGGTGAATTCCGATACCGCGGAAATTCGCGGCACGGTGCAGGGTGACGTTCGCGTGCAGCAGTTGATCGCGCTCAAGCGTACAGGCAGCGCTTCAGGTAAAATCCGCTACGGCCGTCTGTCGATGGAAGAGGGGAGCGAACTGTCCGCTCATGTCCGCAACATCCCGCCAACGCTCGCAGGCGATCTTGACCTGACCGTCGACAAGGGCAGATCGGTCCGCATCACGCTCGCCGATCTGAATGCCGTCGATCCCGACGATAAACCGGAAGATCTGAAGTTCGAAGTTTCGAACGCCGCCGGTGGCTCCGTCGTACTCGGCGCCGCGCCCAGCCAGCACGTCACGACGTTCACGCAGGCCGATCTTGCGGGAGGACAAGTGTTTTTTGCGCATGACGGCACAGACAGCGAAAAAGCAGCGTTCGATGTTCTGGTGACGGACGCGTCGGGCGCGAGTTCCGGACCGGCAAAAACCGTGAACGTCGCCGTTCGGATTTAG
- a CDS encoding AAA family ATPase: MSERYVVLSGCSGGGKSSILAELRRRGYAVVEEPGRRIIQSEMASGSQALPWVDIAAFARRAIETSLADRVAAAASAGWVFFDRGLIDAAVALEHATGEPAIERYGRPHRYHHTVFFTPPWPEIYASDPERRHGLDDALGEYRRLEHAYPALGYRLAVLPKVGVAARADAVLAALEVNAA; the protein is encoded by the coding sequence GTGAGCGAACGTTACGTCGTGCTGTCCGGGTGCTCAGGTGGCGGAAAGTCATCGATCCTCGCAGAACTTCGGCGGCGCGGATACGCAGTGGTCGAAGAGCCGGGCAGGCGGATCATCCAGTCAGAAATGGCGAGCGGAAGCCAGGCCCTCCCTTGGGTTGATATCGCGGCATTCGCACGCCGTGCGATCGAAACGTCGCTTGCGGATCGGGTCGCGGCTGCGGCGTCAGCGGGGTGGGTGTTTTTTGATCGAGGATTGATCGACGCTGCCGTCGCGTTGGAACACGCAACCGGGGAACCCGCGATCGAACGATATGGGCGACCGCACCGCTATCATCATACGGTGTTCTTTACGCCGCCTTGGCCCGAAATCTACGCTTCGGACCCGGAGCGGCGGCACGGCTTAGACGACGCGCTCGGCGAGTATCGGCGGCTCGAACATGCCTATCCGGCGCTGGGATATCGCCTCGCCGTGCTTCCGAAAGTCGGCGTTGCCGCGCGGGCAGACGCCGTTCTGGCAGCGCTCGAAGTAAACGCCGCCTGA